The following DNA comes from Magnolia sinica isolate HGM2019 chromosome 18, MsV1, whole genome shotgun sequence.
TTGGCAAGTTAGCTACACCCAAGGAATATCAAAATGTTCTCTTCTAGTAGGAAACCAATTCCAAGTATTACCAGCACTCAAATGCAAGAATCCGAACATACTTATGGATCTCATTTCCATAGGGGCTTAGGAATCTGAAACAAAACTTCTTTGGCTTGGCAGAAAAACAAAGAAATGTGCTGCAGAAATCCCGTAACGAACAGCACTAAAATGTAATTCTTTCAATACCCAATAGGCCAATTCTCTTCTATCCGATTCAGTACAttacacaaatatatatatatatatatatatatatatatatatatatatatatatatatatatatatatatatagtaacgctatttattttattttaaaaaaaaaagaaattaattctTTCAATTTTCATCATTCAACTAAATCTCTTTGCTTCTTccagattaaaattcaaattcctattgggcTAAAAACATTGAATCTAATTTATGGCCGTTTGGGTGTTTtactgttcttcttcttcttctttttttttggcggATGGGACATGCTCCGTCCGATTCTCCATCCGTCGGAAAACCCGATCGAAATTTGGCGCAGAAACGGGGTTTCCGTGAAAAGTGAGCACACCAAATGGGCAGACGAACGGATGTTGACCACTGTCGGCAAGAAAATCCAACAAAATCGTAATTTGGGCACAGCCAAACTGACCACTGAATTTCAACTCGAAATTGAATAAGGAATGAAAAAAAGAAGTCGCTACCTCAGTTAAATTTTCCTTCGATCTCAGCTACAAGCAGAAGCTTTCTCTGCTTTCCACaccaacgagagagagagagtccacgGTAACGTCCCAACGTAGtgattctcttctctctctctctctctctctctctcttcttctcttttttcatgTTGCAACTATAACCGTCCAATCTGGGGTGGGGATACGGGATCTGATGTTGAAGTGTTTGAATCCGTTGATTATTCAAGTCTTTTCTTTGAATATAGGCCGTCTCTTTAACGGTGGATATCAGGGATTTATTCCGATATTGAGGATATTTTGGTTAATACCCATCCACGGTGAGGTCCATCgtatgaatggttaggatcaataACCCAGATCCAACAACTGCAATCCCACACGTGTGTTGCGCAAGCCTCACCTATAGTTATTTCAGGGATGGAAGGTACACGCGCCAGTAAGACTATGAGTACGGCAAAACTCTACTTGCAGTTCACGCGCCATATCCAGCGGCTGCAGCCTCGACGTGATAAGAAGTATTACGCGTGGATGCATATTTAGAAAACCTCTACGGCTCACGCCTTGTGCATGCGAGTAGGTTTTGCGTGGGGGAAATTAACCAGGAGTACAAGGCCGGCTGTTACTGACCCCACACGCACCCCTCTACACCCAACAACACGTTCCATCCTGGCATGCGTGAATGACATCTAAACCATCGATCAGTTGGGAACTACTGTATGGATGATTTTATCAAAAAATCCAGCCGTTCATCCATCAGATAGGCACTCACGTCAGAAAACTGACCTTCACGGAATCCTAATGGCATCCAAATGCCGTAACCTTCTGTTTTTCGTGGGCTACCATGGGCCCACTTCATACGACAGTAgtggatgggccccacatgatttgcTTGGCAAGGCTCGTGGGAAAACCAGGCACCTTTCCTTTAGGGGAAAACTTACGTACTcctctcagtgttgaaacagagtctATCAACCAGTGAGCCATGGAGCTGGACCCAAATCACCCCAACCGTTTTTTTACTTTGCTTTACCAGTCGATTCTCAACTCATATTGCAAGCTATTTCTCTAAAGAACAATGTAATTCCAACAGCTACTTTTTATAATAAAAACAGGCAAAAACAACATATCCATGAAAGAAAATTGATTTCCCTATGAATCCTCATTTCCTAATAGCCTCTAAATGTATTAAGATCAAATCCATGAAAGAAAATAGATGTAACTTCCAAATAGTCTCTAAATGCATTAAGATCTTAGTCGAAGCTTAGAATCATAGAGCATTGACTTTGTTAGCAATAGCATACCAGTGTAATGCATGGCAAAAACTCGTCATCAGCAACCAGCATTGAAAGTTAGAATCTCTGATCACTTCCAACCATAAGCTTAAATCATTCTCACCATTAACAACTGCTTGCTTGAGCAACTGTAACAGTAACTTGGGGTTCTGCATCAATGGTAAAACAACCAAAGTACATAGCATATAGCAGTACCCGACGGGTACATTGATGGATACAGGCATGGATTTCTTAACTTAGGCCCAAGCCCGACCATGCAGCTCAGGCCATGATCTGGTCCCGGTTAATGAATAAGCCAAACGCACCAACCCGAACATGTCCCTTGGGAGAGTGCACAATTCCCATATCCAGTTAATGTAGTTACCTGAAGTCAGAACACGAGGTAACTTGAGCATTGGAGAGAGCTTGATGCTTGTAGTGAGATAAGATGATGTCCCAAGATCAGGCAAAACAAGGTGATGACTGTAAGGAATTACTAAAGAACAGCTTGCAGACTTCAAAGGTTTGGGCAACAACAGGAACAAGGCACTTTCAGACCCAAATGCATGGTCATGACCAACAAAATCAAACGATGGTCAGCAGCGGAAAAAGGATACTTCCTAACAAATATGCATGCTAGTAACCAACaggaggagaaggtagagggcAGTCCAAGTGCCCAACTAGGTGCTTTTGTAGTAACCAACAAGATCAGGCAATGGAGATTAGCCAAAGAGCCATGTCCCCCCCACTACTTATGTTTAACTGGTGGAGCCCAATTATTCCAACAAACCATAACCATATCTAAAAAACTAAGAAAGTAAGTGCTCCCAAGAATGAAaatatgattatttatttatttatttttatttttttgagaaataccATGCATTTTTAGCCTTGACTAACCGGAGCTCACAAAAGATAAGGACTCGTTTGAGTGCAGAAAAAGTTCTATACCATGCAGCTCATACAACATTACTAGTTCTACCCCTAGTTTGTCAAACACCCTTCTTGCATGGTTGCCAAGATAAATGAGGATAGGCTATCTGCAAAGGTGAGGATAGCCTCACCTGAAAAAAGGGTGAAATAGCAAATATTGGATAGCAACTCACTACAATATACTATCTTGTTCTATAGACATGCATTACATGTGCCACCGTCGACCTTCAACCACCCCATGTGCCCCATGTGCTAACCTGTCAATGTTCGCGTCATCATATGTGCCATTGTCCATTTTCAAGCACCCCACAATCCACGTGCCACATGCTAACATCGATCTTCAAGCACCCCACAACATCTACAAGTGGCCCACATGCACCACATGTGGCAATGTACACATCCATCGCAGGTACCAGACGTTCCTTCCCTGTACAGGATGTTTGACAAACAAGATGCTGGACGGGCTATCCTAGGCAGACTATCCAGGATAGAACTTTTGctgcatccaaacgggccctaggtCATGGAGTCACAGTGAGATTGAGCAAATATACAACAGAAAAGTTAGCAGTAAGTGTCCAATTACCCCTTCAACAGAGCTCACAGAGCTTCACTCTTTCTACCTGCAACATAAGACCACACATATCTTAACTAGGATGAAATAAGAGAGATTGAAAGAACCACATGTGGCAACAAACAGCAAATTACAGTGGAGCTTTGCAAGTTTTCCTGTTGTGTCCGATCTGATTGCACCGACCGCAATGCAAGGGAAGGACTTCTCTGGGTTTCTCGATACAAGTCTTTTTCGGCCGCCCAGGTGGCCGGGGGGTGTTGAGGATCTCCATCATGTTTTCATCAGAACTATAGATCCGCTTCAAGGCCTTCCACTTCGCCTTATAGGCCACGCAATACTTTATAGTGACTCCATGTTCCCGTTCGATGTCTCTCACTATATCCATCGGTTTGTAATCATTATTATCTCGTACCCAGTCCTCAATGCGACTTGCAACCCATGAGGAACTCACTTGCGGATGTCTACCGCCACTATGTCCACCACAAGAATGCTCAGAGCGAAAGGTCTTCACCTTAAATGCATCGAGGTCACGACGGAGCTGAGATGCATGGATACGCCAAGAACAACCTTCTCCAAGGCACTTTGCTGTGACGCGCTCGCGACAAACATTGACCATCCGGAGAGCAACTTTATTAGCAATGGCATAATCCCTTAATGCACGACGGAAACTATCGGCATCAGCGAATGCTTGACCAACTGCGAAAGGCTGATCCCTTCTAACCATGGGTGTGCTTGGACCACTCTCACCATCAACTATTTGGGCATCCGCTGCAGTAGCTTCCCCTCTATAAATTATAAAATAAGCAGCATTAGTATATCATGCCAGCCAAACCACCTGGCCTCCAGGCCTGGCTCTTGCCATGCGCTAGACCTGAGCCTATGTTTAGGCCTGTGGGTCGGACCCTGGCCCAGGTATGACCATATCTCTACTTATTGCAGTCCAAGCCTGTCGTTTAGCCTGACTATGACTGTAATGGGTCAGGATGGGACTAGGCCTGACTTATAGGCGCAATTAGCAAAAGGGGCAGCAACAACATGGTCACCACCATAACAACACAAGTGTGATTACAATATAGAGTGCAAAGCTCACATACCCAGATGATGCAGTGCCGGAGTTCTGGACATTTGCTAACTCTTGAAAATGTGGGAGAATTTGATCCCCGTCAGCCAATTGTAGCAATGAACTTGGTCCGCTATCCGTAGACACATGGGCAGGAGTTAAAGTAGCATCCTCTCTGAAATGGGGAGGGTTTGATATAAATACCATGCATTATGTATAAGAAATATGAAGAATGCACCAATGAGGTGTACTTGCTTACCCAGTGATTACGACAGGTTCCTCGCCTTGCTCGATGAAAAGGAAGAGTGAAATCTTGTTGCTGCTGTCAGACTCATCCATCATATTTCTTACATCCTCATCACATTCAACAGACACAAGAGGTGAATCTAGAGTTGTGCCGGGAAACTGGAATTTCACTTTGACACAGCTTGGTTTGGAGTTGCAAATCTCAGACATCTTCAACAGGAGGGTAGAAAAACTCACACAGCGGTCCATGACAACCATTCGGGTATTTCCGCCCATATAGAGAACCTTCGCATTGGCGGGATGGCAAAAGAGGTTACCCCCAAAGCTGCAGAGTAGCTTCACCTTATTGCCAGACATGTTTTATGAGCCCTTGAAAAGATCAAGCATGGCTTACAGCTTAGATATCAATAGCTAAAGAAATAGGTATGTAAATCAAACTGAAATAATTAACATCTCTGACATTGAGAGAATGAATGGCAAGCACTATTATATGATTCCCGTTTGCAGCCATAATGAGCAAACAGGATGCATTGAATTGAATTATTCAACCTCCATATCCTGGGGATGGGACCTCAACCTCAGAATATTTTTCACATTGGATTGGGATCATAGTATGCAAGCAcctataaataaattaaataaacacGGATTATACAATGCTCCACCTGGGAGGCTCTATACTATGCTTGAGTTTCCAGTCTATACAGATGAGGCAAATGGTTTAGTGGTCCCAATGGTTAATATGATTTGCCCCACTCTGGATGGCCCATGTGCCAAAACTCTTCCAAatgggaaaatcctaaccctGCAACTGGTGAGAGGAAAATGATGGTTACAAAAGAAGATgtggcaatggtccacattcaaccacaTATGGCCGAAATTCAATGGCTTGGGTCCTCCAGTTCGGGAGGATTTTAGTGCATGGTCCAGCCATCCGTGGTGGGCCATTCATGTCAGCAGTTTGGATCAATGAAGCACGCACCATTTGTACAAACTTAATACCAATCGTCCTATCGAGGCTCTCCGGATGAGCATTGTATGATAACTCTGAAATTGTAATTATGATCATGGGAACACAATCATAAGAAGAGTCATTGTCAAACTTCATGTGGTTCAAATG
Coding sequences within:
- the LOC131233075 gene encoding uncharacterized protein LOC131233075 isoform X2; protein product: MSGNKVKLLCSFGGNLFCHPANAKVLYMGGNTRMVVMDRCVSFSTLLLKMSEICNSKPSCVKVKFQFPGTTLDSPLVSVECDEDVRNMMDESDSSNKISLFLFIEQGEEPVVITGEDATLTPAHVSTDSGPSSLLQLADGDQILPHFQELANVQNSGTASSGGEATAADAQIVDGESGPSTPMVRRDQPFAVGQAFADADSFRRALRDYAIANKVALRMVNVCRERVTAKCLGEGCSWRIHASQLRRDLDAFKVKTFRSEHSCGGHSGGRHPQVSSSWVASRIEDWVRDNNDYKPMDIVRDIEREHGVTIKYCVAYKAKWKALKRIYSSDENMMEILNTPRPPGRPKKTCIEKPREVLPLHCGRCNQIGHNRKTCKAPL
- the LOC131233075 gene encoding uncharacterized protein LOC131233075 isoform X1, whose product is MSGNKVKLLCSFGGNLFCHPANAKVLYMGGNTRMVVMDRCVSFSTLLLKMSEICNSKPSCVKVKFQFPGTTLDSPLVSVECDEDVRNMMDESDSSNKISLFLFIEQGEEPVVITGEDATLTPAHVSTDSGPSSLLQLADGDQILPHFQELANVQNSGTASSGGEATAADAQIVDGESGPSTPMVRRDQPFAVGQAFADADSFRRALRDYAIANKVALRMVNVCRERVTAKCLGEGCSWRIHASQLRRDLDAFKVKTFRSEHSCGGHSGGRHPQVSSSWVASRIEDWVRDNNDYKPMDIVRDIEREHGVTIKYCVAYKAKWKALKRIYSSDENMMEILNTPRPPGRPKKTCIEKPREVLPLHCGRCNQIGHNRKTCKAPL
- the LOC131233075 gene encoding uncharacterized protein LOC131233075 isoform X3, translated to MGGNTRMVVMDRCVSFSTLLLKMSEICNSKPSCVKVKFQFPGTTLDSPLVSVECDEDVRNMMDESDSSNKISLFLFIEQGEEPVVITGEDATLTPAHVSTDSGPSSLLQLADGDQILPHFQELANVQNSGTASSGGEATAADAQIVDGESGPSTPMVRRDQPFAVGQAFADADSFRRALRDYAIANKVALRMVNVCRERVTAKCLGEGCSWRIHASQLRRDLDAFKVKTFRSEHSCGGHSGGRHPQVSSSWVASRIEDWVRDNNDYKPMDIVRDIEREHGVTIKYCVAYKAKWKALKRIYSSDENMMEILNTPRPPGRPKKTCIEKPREVLPLHCGRCNQIGHNRKTCKAPL